The following is a genomic window from Desulfuribacillus stibiiarsenatis.
AAATTAACGAATCATGAAATTGACATGCGTGAGAAAAACATGGTGACATCAATGGTTAAAGTGGGGGCCTTCCCCCACCAAAAGGAGCTTAAAGATTTTGATTTTACTTTCCAACCGACAATAAACAGACAACAAATATTGGATTTCACGACGCTGCGGTTTATTGAAGAAAAAGAAAATATTGTATTCTTAGGACCTAGCGGTGTGGGCAAAACCCATCTTGCTACCTCAATTGGAATTGCAGCAGCAAAAAAGCGAACGAGCACCTATTTCATTAAATGCAATGATTTGCTCTTACATTTAAAGCGGGCAAAATTAGAGAACCGCTTAGAAAGTCGCTTAAAACACTATACAAAATACAAGCTTTTA
Proteins encoded in this region:
- the istB gene encoding IS21-like element helper ATPase IstB; this translates as MNTSYQQLVKNFEYLNLKQMVHYLSETIDFGTNNQLSFVDTLIKLTNHEIDMREKNMVTSMVKVGAFPHQKELKDFDFTFQPTINRQQILDFTTLRFIEEKENIVFLGPSGVGKTHLATSIGIAAAKKRTSTYFIKCNDLLLHLKRAKLENRLESRLKHYTKYKLLIIDEIGYLPIDKEDAKLFFQLIDMRYEKKSTILTT